The Camelus ferus isolate YT-003-E chromosome 32, BCGSAC_Cfer_1.0, whole genome shotgun sequence genome window below encodes:
- the LOC116660886 gene encoding LOW QUALITY PROTEIN: transmembrane emp24 domain-containing protein 10-like (The sequence of the model RefSeq protein was modified relative to this genomic sequence to represent the inferred CDS: deleted 1 base in 1 codon) has product MSGLSGPQAQRGPYPSLLLLFLLGPSSNLTISFHLPVNSHKCLHKEIHKDLLVTSAYEITDQSGGAGGLHTHLKITDSAGHTLYSKENATEGKSAFTTEDDMFEVCFESKGTGRIPDQLMILHMKHGVEAKNYEEIAKGEKLKPLEVELWRPEDLSEAIVNNFAYMKKREGEMHDTNESTNARVLYFSIFSMFCLIGPATWQVFYLRRFFKAKKLME; this is encoded by the exons ATGTCTGGTTTGTCTGGCCCACAAGCCCAGCGTGGCCCTTACCCATCATTGCTGCTTTTATTCCTGCTCGGCCCCAGCTCCAACCTCACCATCTCCTTCCATCTGCCTGTTAACTCCCACAAGTGCCTCCATAAGGAGATCCACAAGGACCTGCTGGTGACCAGCGCCTACGAGATCACCGACCAGTCTGGGGGCGCTGGTGGCCTGCACACCCATCTCAAGATCACAGATTCTGCTGGCCATACTCTGTACTCCAAGGAGAATGCAACCGAGGGAAAATCTGCCTTTACCACTGAAGATGACATGTTCGAAGTGTGTTTTGAGAGCAAGGGAACAGGGCGAATACCTGACCAACTCATGATCCTACACATGAAGCATGGAGTAGAGGCGAAAAATTAC GAAGAGATTGCAAAAGGTGAGAAGCTCAAACCTTTGGAGGTGGAGCTATGGCGCCCAGAAGACCTTTCAGAAGCTATTGTTAATAATTTTGCCTATATGAAGAAGCGAGAGGGAGAGATGCATGATACCAATGAGTCAACAAATGCTCGGGTCCTGTACTTCAGCATCTTTTCAATGTTCTGCCTCATTGGACCAGCTACCTGGCAGGTCTTCTACCTGCGTCGCTTCTTCAAGGCCAAGAAGTTGATGGAGTAA